The DNA region GAAAAGGAAACTATCGACTTGACCTAATGGCCTTAGAAGATATTTGTGGCTTTCAAAACACTTCGGTGCATCTTAAAGGGTTTCCTGCTTTTTATCATGAAGACATGAGCGTGTTTCTCAACATACGTGACAAGTCTGGGAAATCCAGGAGTTCTGTGACACATGGTGGGATGCCACTGGATTTCTTCATACCATCTATCCCTACCTCGGCTTATTCCATCCACAGATCTTCAGCCAGTCAATCCTACACAGCGAGGAGGCCTTTCCCTCTTTCCCATGGAACAACAACCCTGGGTTTTATTTTCCAAGGTGGGCTCATTGCAGCGGCAGATACTCGTGCCAGTGCCAAAGGGCTTGTTTGCTGTGCGAGCACTCAAAAGATTTCCCCTATTCACTCTCATTTGGTGGTCACCTGCTCAGGCAGTGGTGCTGATTGCATGATGTGGAGGCGGATTCTAACCAGAGAAACCAGGCTCTACCAACTGCGACATGGTCGATGTCTTTCAATACGTGGCACAGCTAAGCTCCTTTCATTTATGCTGCACCCTTTTAAGGGCACTGAGGTGTGTGTTGCTCTTATTTTATGTGGCTGGGACACAGAAGCAAGTACCACAGACTGTACAAAGACTTCAGATTGGTCCTCACTTACTGATAATTCCTCAATTGTTAATAACAAGGATGGCCCAAAGTTGATCTATGTGTGCAGCGATGGAGCCCGCCTACAAGGAGACCTGTTTTCAGTGGGATCAGGATCTCCGTATGCTTATGGAGTCCTGGATCGAGAGCAGAGGTGGAACCTGAGTAAagaggaggccttttcccttgcAAGAGAAGCTGTGTTCAGAGCCACTCACAGAGATGCTTACTCTGGAAACAATGTAGACCTCTTCCACATCACAGACCAGGGAtggcagaagaaagagagggTTGACCTCAAAGAAGAATATTATAGAGACATTGAGAGAAAAGCGAACAAAGTTGAGGAAAGAAGAAAGTTTGAGTGACtcaaatgtttttaaataaaccCAGTCtagtatttcattttttttcgtGAAGTAAGATATTATTTATCATGTATCAATCCATGGCTagataaacattttaatgaacgTATTCCAGCATCTTAAATGATTCATCATGAGTCTTTTcgtttttctttgtttattgtATTTTCTTGTTGTAAACATGGGTAATGTATACCGCCacccacagggggcgctgtagaATTCCAGTGACTCAATAATGATCCCCGACAGAGACCGGAAGTTCCATTCTCGTCAAACAGTTTCAAACATGGCTCTCGCAAGTGTGTTGAGCAGTGATTATGCGGAATTTTCTTTTGACAACTGTCAGCCTTTCCCCAGTGGTTGTGCTCCCAGCACCCACGGTGCGGGGTTTGACGCTACGCCGGGAGACGGTCTGAATTTTTCGGTTAAAAATCCGCTCGGTGCCGCGGACGAGGATGGCGT from Takifugu flavidus isolate HTHZ2018 chromosome 15, ASM371156v2, whole genome shotgun sequence includes:
- the psmb11a gene encoding proteasome subunit beta type-11a, which produces MALEDICGFQNTSVHLKGFPAFYHEDMSVFLNIRDKSGKSRSSVTHGGMPLDFFIPSIPTSAYSIHRSSASQSYTARRPFPLSHGTTTLGFIFQGGLIAAADTRASAKGLVCCASTQKISPIHSHLVVTCSGSGADCMMWRRILTRETRLYQLRHGRCLSIRGTAKLLSFMLHPFKGTEVCVALILCGWDTEASTTDCTKTSDWSSLTDNSSIVNNKDGPKLIYVCSDGARLQGDLFSVGSGSPYAYGVLDREQRWNLSKEEAFSLAREAVFRATHRDAYSGNNVDLFHITDQGWQKKERVDLKEEYYRDIERKANKVEERRKFE